A window of the Chloroflexus sp. Y-396-1 genome harbors these coding sequences:
- a CDS encoding sensor histidine kinase KdpD — MIPEINALRACLQMGVVGGYTPATLIQLAQTLSYTTLAEGGSVLVAGASGGHWADLALQDLALPIQRSNLVISGTGVALIGIGSSYGYALVAIPMEPLERDADLQLYDAQWSCAPEDLLAIGELLDGAIPILQRAALLRLQPPPPSLLLHIANQALDFAARQHVTLTLANRSLNERLRNHEDQTHMIVHDMRAPLHTLLISLKALQRQGFDPNTHQELLGVARESANYLLSLVNTVLDSARLETSSWSLQLQPTNLVNLIKAVCDPLRQLNHIDQPQVRVDIPTELPIVPVDTHLIERVLTNLISNAMKFTPAGGEVRITAQVTNGGHSVEIRVSDTGYGIPAEAQTHIFERFYQARDHDRRYGTGLGLYFCRLAVEAHGGSIALESEVGRGSTFIVQLPVRV; from the coding sequence ATGATACCAGAGATTAATGCGCTGAGAGCCTGTCTCCAAATGGGCGTTGTCGGAGGCTATACACCGGCAACACTCATCCAACTGGCACAAACGTTGAGTTACACAACATTGGCTGAAGGCGGATCAGTGTTGGTAGCGGGCGCTAGTGGTGGTCATTGGGCCGATCTGGCGCTGCAAGATTTGGCCCTGCCGATACAGCGCAGCAACCTGGTTATCAGCGGGACAGGCGTGGCACTCATTGGGATCGGCTCAAGCTATGGGTATGCCCTGGTCGCAATCCCGATGGAACCACTCGAACGCGATGCCGACTTGCAATTGTACGATGCCCAATGGAGTTGTGCACCTGAAGACCTGCTTGCGATCGGTGAATTGCTCGACGGTGCTATTCCAATCCTGCAGCGAGCTGCCTTACTGCGTTTACAACCACCACCACCTAGCTTGCTGTTGCACATTGCTAATCAGGCACTCGACTTTGCCGCTCGTCAGCATGTAACGCTTACGCTGGCAAATCGTTCGCTCAACGAGCGTCTGCGCAACCATGAAGATCAAACGCATATGATCGTCCACGATATGCGGGCGCCTCTGCATACCTTGCTCATCAGTTTGAAGGCTCTACAACGGCAGGGATTTGATCCTAATACGCACCAGGAATTGCTAGGGGTTGCTCGGGAAAGTGCAAACTACCTGCTCAGCCTGGTCAATACCGTGCTTGACTCGGCGCGGCTTGAAACCAGTAGCTGGTCATTACAGTTGCAACCTACGAATCTGGTCAACCTTATCAAAGCGGTATGTGATCCTCTTCGGCAACTGAACCATATTGATCAACCACAGGTACGGGTTGACATACCTACTGAGCTGCCTATTGTGCCAGTAGACACGCATTTGATCGAACGGGTACTGACCAACTTGATCTCAAATGCGATGAAGTTTACACCAGCAGGTGGCGAGGTGCGAATAACTGCACAGGTGACGAACGGCGGACACAGTGTTGAAATCCGGGTCAGTGATACCGGTTACGGTATTCCCGCTGAAGCCCAAACCCACATCTTTGAACGCTTCTACCAGGCCCGCGACCATGATCGTCGGTACGGTACTGGTCTGGGTCTCTACTTTTGTCGGCTGGCAGTAGAAGCCCATGGTGGTAGTATCGCCCTAGAGAGCGAAGTCGGACGTGGCAGTACCTTCATCGTTCAACTGCCCGTGCGTGTATAG